A genome region from Arachis duranensis cultivar V14167 chromosome 8, aradu.V14167.gnm2.J7QH, whole genome shotgun sequence includes the following:
- the LOC107461640 gene encoding uncharacterized protein LOC107461640 isoform X1 produces MASTYNNLKDIEASSDHLILRIKVRVVKIWSLSPAEQKYVKPTLELVVMDYVGDRIQCTIRNAQRRLFEDELSEGKIYIVCNFSTSLNDQKYKATNHACRIYFKRDTQLQMVHDPSFSENVFRFVPNDLILNHTNAQSHLIDVIGLLTGKGDIIEFTKNGKKCSYIVLELDDMQGKGKIRCTLWEDFATMLVKHIEEQPTSEYIIIVQFAKFNLFKGAMGISNTNHNSILYINADFQEVKDFRKSVVMAGVPRANQLSQIAAEPAYSMEDDLINVSIYKPISELKASIEEAEDSYYCAKCAAYPTTHTPRLLMIPIRLHSFFMTRKRPNILESLPLTSGLHN; encoded by the exons ATGGCAAGCACGTACAACAACCTCAAGGATATTGAGGCATCTTCAGACCACTTAATATTGAGGATTAAAGTGAGAGTCGTGAAAATATGGTCATTGTCTCCTGCTGAGCAAAAATACGTGAAGCCAACTTTAGAGTTGGTGGTCATGGATTACGTG GGGGATCGAATCCAGTGCACTATTAGGAATGCTCAGAGGAGGCTCTTTGAAGATGAGTTATCAGAGGGAAAAATCTATATTGTATGTAACTTCTCAACTTCCTTGAATGACCAGAAATACAAGGCCACTAATCATGCATGTAGGATATACTTCAAGAGGGATACTCAACTTCAGATGGTCCATGATCCATCCTTTTCGGAGAATGTGTTTCGTTTTGTTCCTAATGATCTAATATTGAACCACACAAATGCTCAGTCGCATCTTATAG atgTTATTGGTCTACTTACTGGCAAGGGTGACATAATTGAATTTACTAAGAATGGCAAGAAGTGCAGCTACATTGTTCTCGAGCTTGATGACATGCA GGGAAAAGGCAAGATTAGGTGTACACTTTGGGAGGATTTTGCAACTATGTTGGTCAAGCACATTGAAGAGCAACCAACATCAGAGTACATCATCATTGTACAGTTCGCTAAGTTCAACCTCTTTAAAG GTGCAATGGGCATATCAAATACCAATCATAATTCAATTCTCTACATCAATGCGGACTTCCAAGAGGTTAAGGATTTTCGCAAGAG CGTCGTCATGGCGGGGGTTCCACGTGCAAACCAACTATCCCAAATTGCTGCGGAGCCAGCGTACTCTATGGAGGACGATCTCATCAACGTCTCCATTTATAAACCCATTTCTGAACTCAAGGCATCCATTGAG GAGGCTGAGGATTCTTACTATTGTGCCAAGTGTGCCGCCTATCCAACGACTCACACACCCAG GTTGCTGATGATACCGATACGGCTTCATTCCTTCTTTATGACAAGGAAGCGGCCAAATATCTTGGAATCTCTGCCTCTGACCTCAGGCTTGCACAACTAA
- the LOC107461640 gene encoding uncharacterized protein LOC107461640 isoform X2, which produces MASTYNNLKDIEASSDHLILRIKVRVVKIWSLSPAEQKYVKPTLELVVMDYVGDRIQCTIRNAQRRLFEDELSEGKIYIVCNFSTSLNDQKYKATNHACRIYFKRDTQLQMVHDPSFSENVFRFVPNDLILNHTNAQSHLIDVIGLLTGKGDIIEFTKNGKKCSYIVLELDDMQGKGKIRCTLWEDFATMLVKHIEEQPTSEYIIIVQFAKFNLFKGAMGISNTNHNSILYINADFQEVKDFRKSVVMAGVPRANQLSQIAAEPAYSMEDDLINVSIYKPISELKASIENGSFVTIATVIAIDP; this is translated from the exons ATGGCAAGCACGTACAACAACCTCAAGGATATTGAGGCATCTTCAGACCACTTAATATTGAGGATTAAAGTGAGAGTCGTGAAAATATGGTCATTGTCTCCTGCTGAGCAAAAATACGTGAAGCCAACTTTAGAGTTGGTGGTCATGGATTACGTG GGGGATCGAATCCAGTGCACTATTAGGAATGCTCAGAGGAGGCTCTTTGAAGATGAGTTATCAGAGGGAAAAATCTATATTGTATGTAACTTCTCAACTTCCTTGAATGACCAGAAATACAAGGCCACTAATCATGCATGTAGGATATACTTCAAGAGGGATACTCAACTTCAGATGGTCCATGATCCATCCTTTTCGGAGAATGTGTTTCGTTTTGTTCCTAATGATCTAATATTGAACCACACAAATGCTCAGTCGCATCTTATAG atgTTATTGGTCTACTTACTGGCAAGGGTGACATAATTGAATTTACTAAGAATGGCAAGAAGTGCAGCTACATTGTTCTCGAGCTTGATGACATGCA GGGAAAAGGCAAGATTAGGTGTACACTTTGGGAGGATTTTGCAACTATGTTGGTCAAGCACATTGAAGAGCAACCAACATCAGAGTACATCATCATTGTACAGTTCGCTAAGTTCAACCTCTTTAAAG GTGCAATGGGCATATCAAATACCAATCATAATTCAATTCTCTACATCAATGCGGACTTCCAAGAGGTTAAGGATTTTCGCAAGAG CGTCGTCATGGCGGGGGTTCCACGTGCAAACCAACTATCCCAAATTGCTGCGGAGCCAGCGTACTCTATGGAGGACGATCTCATCAACGTCTCCATTTATAAACCCATTTCTGAACTCAAGGCATCCATTGAG AATGGTAGCTTCGTGACAATTGCAACTGTAATTGCAATTGACCCCTAG